A stretch of Candidatus Sphingomonas phytovorans DNA encodes these proteins:
- the truA gene encoding tRNA pseudouridine(38-40) synthase TruA: MTRFALTVEYDGRPFMGWQRQSHGPSVQQAIETAAREITGETVAVHAAGRTDAGVHATGMRAHLDIARSITPFRLMEALNAKLRPAPVAILACESVSDAWHARFSCMARHYEYRIVTRRAPLTIETGLAWRVPTALDAEAMAQGAARLVGRHDFTTFRSAHCQADSPLRTLDRLDVLAADDRISVFASARSFLHHQVRSMVGCLALVGQGKWSPDDLQAALEARDRSKLGLNAPPDGLYFLRADYP, from the coding sequence ATGACGCGGTTCGCGCTGACGGTAGAATATGACGGCCGCCCGTTCATGGGCTGGCAGCGTCAGTCGCATGGGCCGAGCGTCCAGCAGGCCATCGAGACCGCAGCACGCGAAATCACCGGCGAGACGGTCGCGGTCCATGCCGCCGGACGCACCGATGCCGGGGTCCATGCAACCGGCATGCGCGCTCATCTCGACATCGCACGGTCAATCACTCCCTTTCGCCTGATGGAGGCGCTCAACGCCAAGCTGCGCCCAGCACCGGTAGCGATCCTGGCCTGCGAGAGCGTCTCCGACGCCTGGCACGCCCGCTTCTCCTGCATGGCGCGACATTATGAATACCGGATCGTCACCCGGCGCGCGCCGCTTACCATCGAAACCGGGCTCGCGTGGCGGGTGCCAACGGCGCTCGACGCAGAGGCAATGGCGCAGGGCGCCGCCCGGCTGGTCGGCCGGCATGACTTCACCACTTTCCGGTCGGCCCATTGCCAGGCGGACAGCCCCTTGCGCACGCTCGACCGGCTCGATGTTCTCGCGGCCGACGACCGGATCAGCGTATTCGCCTCCGCGCGTTCCTTCCTCCACCATCAGGTGCGCTCGATGGTCGGCTGCCTGGCGCTGGTCGGACAAGGGAAATGGTCGCCCGACGATCTCCAGGCCGCGCTTGAAGCGCGAGACCGGTCGAAGCTGGGGCTCAACGCGCCGCCGGACGGCCTATATTTCCTGCGCGCCGACTATCCCTAG
- a CDS encoding class I SAM-dependent RNA methyltransferase, with the protein MSDTIVRVAARGDGITANGRHAALAAPGDMLTEEGAVIPGPHHQAPPCRHFPTCGGCQLQHLDDESYARFISDRIAGALEAQGLATDIRPPALSPPRTRRRAALQAEAKGGRIRIGFSEGSSHALVDLQECWILTPALFGLVAPLRVLLARFLKANRRARLHLTEADQGIDLLIEGIEAEGLAAAEAITAFCQRHGVARLSIDNGLGPETRWEPEPVSITLAGIPVPMPHNSFLQATREGEAALVAAVREAVGQAGTIADLFSGLGTFALALPGRVYAGEAARDAILSLKAAGARAGRTLFADHRDLFRRPLTTAECDRFDAIVLDPPRAGAREQVLQLAAARTPIIAYVSCNPGTFARDAEILCKGGYTLEWIQPVGQFRWSTHVELAARFVR; encoded by the coding sequence ATGAGCGACACGATCGTGCGCGTCGCTGCACGGGGCGACGGCATCACCGCCAATGGCCGCCACGCCGCGCTGGCGGCACCCGGCGACATGCTGACCGAGGAAGGCGCCGTGATCCCCGGTCCGCATCATCAGGCGCCGCCATGCCGCCACTTTCCGACCTGTGGCGGCTGTCAGCTCCAGCATCTCGATGATGAGAGCTATGCGCGCTTCATCAGCGACCGGATCGCTGGCGCGCTCGAAGCGCAGGGGCTCGCCACCGACATTCGTCCGCCAGCTTTATCGCCACCCCGAACGCGTCGCCGCGCCGCGTTGCAGGCCGAGGCCAAGGGCGGGCGTATCCGCATCGGCTTCAGCGAAGGATCGAGTCATGCGCTGGTCGATCTCCAGGAATGCTGGATTCTTACCCCGGCGCTCTTCGGCCTGGTGGCGCCGTTGCGGGTATTGCTGGCGCGCTTCCTCAAGGCCAATCGGCGCGCCCGCCTCCATCTGACTGAAGCCGATCAGGGTATCGACCTGCTGATCGAGGGGATCGAGGCCGAAGGGCTGGCGGCGGCCGAAGCGATCACCGCCTTTTGCCAGCGCCATGGCGTCGCGCGCCTCTCCATCGACAACGGCCTGGGTCCGGAGACGCGGTGGGAGCCGGAGCCTGTCAGCATCACGCTCGCCGGAATCCCGGTGCCGATGCCGCACAATTCCTTTCTCCAGGCAACGCGCGAGGGAGAGGCGGCGCTCGTCGCGGCGGTGCGCGAGGCCGTCGGGCAGGCGGGGACGATCGCCGATCTCTTCTCCGGCCTGGGGACGTTCGCGCTGGCACTGCCTGGGCGAGTCTATGCGGGGGAAGCGGCGCGTGACGCCATCCTGTCGCTCAAGGCGGCTGGCGCGCGGGCCGGACGCACGCTTTTCGCCGATCACCGTGACCTGTTCCGCAGGCCGTTGACGACGGCTGAATGCGACCGGTTCGACGCGATCGTGCTTGATCCGCCGCGGGCGGGGGCTCGCGAGCAGGTGTTGCAACTGGCAGCGGCCAGGACACCGATCATTGCCTATGTTTCGTGCAATCCCGGTACGTTCGCGCGAGATGCCGAGATATTATGCAAGGGCGGCTACACGCTTGAGTGGATCCAGCCGGTGGGTCAGTTCCGCTGGTCAACCCATGTGGAACTGGCCGCGCGGTTCGTGCGCTGA
- a CDS encoding NAD(P)H-hydrate dehydratase, whose amino-acid sequence MTSLSGKPLLTAAEMRAAEGEAIARGATVESLMHRAGLEVAGMVRRLASGNEVLVLCGPGNNGGDGYVAATALLAAGLPVRVAACAEPRAESARHARAGWGAPVEALAETAPAPVLVDALFGTGLSRPLEESIAGDLARLREKARLAIAIDLPSGVATDDGGVLNDVPVFDLTLALGAAKPSHLLYPAAGRCGAVRVLDIGVPTSSDAVVLGEPRLPTPGPDSHKYTRGMVVVIAGEMSGAAELAALSAMRAGAGYVLLLGEGLAGQPHAIVRRPFAGEALSDARIGAVVIGVGLGRGAVAGTRLDQALASSHPLVIDGDALHLLDEQRLSRVCGHGAPVVLTPHAGEFDALFGKGGGSKIERARAAARKSGATVVFKGADTVIAAPDGMVRVAQGTSGWLSTAGTGDVLAGAIGAMLAGNHGSAIDAAAAGVWLHGAAADRLGGSFIADDLARALTAVRGLL is encoded by the coding sequence ATGACGTCACTTTCCGGTAAACCGCTGCTGACGGCAGCGGAAATGCGCGCGGCCGAGGGTGAAGCGATCGCGAGGGGCGCAACGGTCGAAAGCCTGATGCACCGGGCCGGTCTCGAAGTTGCCGGGATGGTCCGGCGGCTGGCTTCCGGCAATGAAGTGCTGGTCCTGTGCGGACCTGGCAACAATGGCGGGGACGGTTATGTCGCTGCGACGGCATTGCTTGCGGCCGGACTCCCGGTGCGTGTGGCTGCCTGTGCCGAACCCCGCGCCGAATCGGCGAGGCACGCCCGCGCCGGTTGGGGCGCCCCGGTCGAGGCGCTTGCCGAAACGGCGCCTGCACCGGTTCTGGTCGACGCCCTGTTCGGGACTGGCCTGTCCCGGCCGCTGGAGGAATCGATCGCGGGCGATCTCGCGCGCCTGCGGGAAAAGGCAAGGCTGGCGATCGCGATTGATCTGCCAAGCGGTGTCGCCACCGATGATGGTGGCGTGCTGAACGATGTTCCCGTGTTCGATCTCACGCTGGCGCTTGGAGCGGCCAAGCCTTCGCACCTGCTCTACCCGGCGGCTGGGCGTTGCGGTGCCGTCAGGGTCCTCGATATCGGGGTTCCGACATCGAGCGACGCGGTCGTGCTGGGAGAACCACGCCTCCCGACGCCGGGACCGGACTCCCACAAATATACGCGCGGCATGGTCGTGGTCATTGCCGGTGAGATGTCCGGCGCTGCCGAACTTGCCGCGCTGTCGGCAATGCGGGCTGGTGCCGGTTATGTCCTTTTGCTCGGAGAGGGATTGGCGGGCCAACCCCATGCCATCGTCCGCAGGCCTTTCGCGGGGGAAGCCTTGAGCGATGCGCGCATCGGCGCGGTGGTGATCGGCGTCGGCCTGGGCCGCGGAGCGGTCGCCGGAACCCGGCTTGATCAGGCACTGGCCTCCTCGCATCCGTTGGTGATCGACGGCGATGCGCTTCATCTGCTCGACGAGCAGCGGCTTTCGCGGGTTTGCGGCCATGGGGCGCCAGTCGTGCTGACACCCCATGCTGGTGAGTTCGACGCGCTGTTCGGCAAGGGCGGCGGCAGCAAGATCGAACGCGCAAGGGCTGCGGCGAGGAAATCGGGCGCGACGGTGGTGTTCAAGGGAGCTGACACCGTCATCGCGGCGCCCGACGGAATGGTTCGGGTTGCGCAGGGCACGAGCGGCTGGCTTTCCACCGCCGGCACGGGCGATGTGCTGGCCGGCGCGATCGGCGCAATGTTGGCTGGCAATCACGGATCGGCGATCGATGCCGCCGCGGCTGGAGTCTGGCTTCACGGCGCGGCTGCCGACAGGCTCGGTGGCAGTTTCATCGCCGACGATCTGGCCCGGGCACTTACCGCCGTCAGAGGTTTACTATGA
- the ilvD gene encoding dihydroxy-acid dehydratase, giving the protein MTHQFDKSKLPSRHVSVGPERAPHRSYYYAMGIAEEDIAKPFVALASAGNDSAPCNTTLDAQADAARAGVIQGGGMPRRFNTITVTDGIAMGHQGMKSSLVSREVIADSVELSVRGHCYDALVGFAGCDKSLPGMMMAMLRLNVPSIFVYGGSILPGRYHDRDVTVVDVFEAVGQHAAGNCPIKDLTELEKVACPGHGACGGQYTANTMACVGEAIGLSLPNSNMVPAPYTTREQIAVAAGAQVMELIAANIRPRDICTREAFINAARIVAATGGSTNGALHLPAMANEAGIDFDLFDVAEIFKSTPYIADLKPGGKYVAKDMYEAGGVYMLMKTMLANGLLYGDCLTVTGKTLGENIDRVTWNPDQKVIYDVKAPITPTGGVVGLRGTLAPNGAIVKVAGMHRLQFTGPARVFDCEEDTFAAVEAREINEGEVIVIRYEGPKGGPGMREMLSTTAALYGLGLGEKVALITDGRFSGATRGFCIGHVGPEAADGGPIALVENGDIIRIDAETGTIDLDVAEDVLAARRANWVPRAHDYQSGALWRYAATVGPAYKGAVTHPGASAETHVYADI; this is encoded by the coding sequence ATGACTCATCAGTTCGACAAATCGAAGCTCCCCAGCCGCCATGTGTCGGTCGGTCCCGAGCGTGCCCCGCACCGCAGCTATTATTATGCGATGGGGATCGCCGAGGAGGATATTGCCAAGCCGTTCGTCGCGCTCGCCAGCGCGGGCAACGACAGTGCACCGTGCAACACGACCCTCGACGCGCAGGCGGATGCCGCGCGCGCAGGCGTGATCCAGGGCGGCGGCATGCCGCGACGCTTCAACACCATCACCGTCACCGACGGTATCGCGATGGGCCATCAGGGGATGAAGTCCTCGCTGGTCAGCCGCGAGGTGATCGCCGATTCGGTCGAGCTTAGCGTGCGCGGTCATTGCTACGACGCGCTGGTCGGCTTCGCTGGTTGCGACAAGTCGCTGCCTGGCATGATGATGGCGATGCTCCGCCTCAACGTGCCGAGCATCTTCGTCTATGGCGGATCGATTCTTCCTGGCCGCTATCATGATCGTGACGTCACCGTTGTCGATGTGTTCGAGGCGGTCGGCCAGCATGCCGCCGGCAATTGTCCGATCAAGGACCTGACCGAACTCGAGAAGGTTGCATGCCCGGGGCACGGGGCATGCGGCGGCCAGTATACCGCCAACACCATGGCGTGCGTCGGCGAGGCCATCGGCCTGTCGCTGCCCAATTCGAACATGGTGCCGGCGCCCTATACCACGCGCGAGCAGATCGCGGTCGCGGCCGGCGCCCAGGTAATGGAACTGATCGCCGCCAATATCCGTCCGCGCGACATCTGCACTCGGGAAGCGTTCATCAACGCGGCCCGAATCGTCGCGGCGACCGGGGGGTCGACCAACGGCGCATTGCACCTGCCGGCGATGGCGAACGAAGCTGGTATCGATTTCGACCTGTTTGACGTGGCGGAGATATTTAAATCAACACCTTACATTGCCGATCTGAAACCGGGTGGTAAGTATGTCGCCAAGGATATGTACGAGGCCGGTGGCGTCTACATGTTGATGAAGACGATGCTCGCCAATGGTCTGCTATATGGTGATTGCCTGACCGTGACCGGCAAGACGCTTGGCGAGAATATCGATCGGGTGACGTGGAATCCCGACCAGAAGGTGATCTATGACGTGAAGGCACCGATCACGCCGACTGGCGGCGTTGTCGGCCTGCGCGGTACCCTGGCGCCCAATGGCGCGATCGTGAAGGTGGCTGGCATGCACCGGCTGCAATTCACCGGACCGGCACGCGTGTTCGATTGCGAGGAGGACACCTTTGCCGCGGTCGAGGCGCGCGAGATCAACGAAGGCGAGGTGATCGTCATCCGTTACGAAGGGCCCAAGGGCGGTCCCGGCATGCGCGAGATGTTGTCCACCACCGCGGCGCTCTACGGGCTTGGCCTGGGCGAGAAGGTAGCGCTGATCACTGACGGGCGCTTTTCGGGTGCCACGCGCGGCTTCTGTATCGGGCATGTCGGGCCGGAGGCGGCTGACGGCGGTCCGATCGCGCTGGTCGAGAATGGCGATATCATCCGCATCGATGCTGAAACCGGCACGATCGATCTGGATGTAGCAGAGGATGTTCTTGCCGCGCGCCGCGCCAATTGGGTGCCACGCGCGCATGACTATCAATCCGGCGCGCTGTGGCGCTATGCGGCCACGGTCGGCCCTGCTTATAAGGGCGCGGTCACGCACCCTGGAGCCAGTGCCGAAACTCATGTCTACGCGGATATCTAG
- a CDS encoding N-formylglutamate amidohydrolase has protein sequence MLICDHASNAVPDGVDLGIPAALLHKHIAIDIGAAPLTGVLATRLEAPAILATVSRLVIDLHRQPDHASLIPVVSDGHAIPGNVVAERADRVARFHAPYHRALARLIQAASPTLLASIHSFTPELESGAASARPWHAGILYNRDRRAADIAVAMLRASGIETGDNEPYSGRVLNATLNRHGEANGIPSLAIEIRNDLISDEAGVARWADILGPILIKISNSLAQKAPLAT, from the coding sequence ATGCTGATCTGCGATCACGCCTCGAACGCAGTGCCGGACGGGGTCGATCTCGGCATTCCAGCCGCGTTGCTGCACAAGCACATCGCGATCGATATCGGCGCGGCACCGCTGACCGGAGTTCTGGCGACCCGGCTTGAGGCGCCGGCGATCCTCGCGACGGTGTCGCGCCTGGTGATCGACCTCCACCGCCAGCCCGACCACGCGTCGCTTATCCCGGTGGTAAGCGATGGCCATGCAATCCCCGGCAATGTCGTCGCCGAGCGGGCCGATCGTGTCGCCCGATTCCACGCACCCTATCATCGCGCGCTGGCCAGGCTGATCCAGGCGGCCAGCCCGACATTGCTTGCCTCGATCCACAGCTTCACGCCCGAACTGGAGAGTGGCGCGGCGAGCGCCCGGCCCTGGCATGCCGGCATCTTGTACAATCGCGATCGCCGTGCGGCTGACATCGCCGTCGCGATGTTGCGGGCGTCGGGGATCGAGACCGGAGACAATGAACCCTATTCGGGCCGGGTGCTCAACGCGACGCTCAACCGTCACGGTGAGGCCAATGGCATCCCGAGTCTCGCGATCGAAATCCGCAACGATCTGATCAGCGACGAGGCTGGCGTTGCGCGCTGGGCCGACATTCTCGGGCCTATTCTGATAAAAATCAGCAATAGTCTTGCGCAAAAGGCCCCTCTGGCGACATAG
- a CDS encoding 4-(cytidine 5'-diphospho)-2-C-methyl-D-erythritol kinase: MIVEQAPAKINLALHVRSRRDDGYHEIETLFAFVQDGDELRLADGPPSLVIEGPFAGLLTGEGDNLVTRAASAYAAEFAKPAGAFTLVKRLPVASGIGGGSADAAAALRALARRDDVSLDDPRLFAIADSLGSDVPACLLGRSALGRGRGEQLEPVDGLTGMPVLLVNPGVAVSTGPVFAAWDGRDRGPIGDGALLGRALLGRNDLEAPARSIAPAIGDALALLLDGAGTRLVRMSGSGATCFALYDRPEDRTAAANAVRAARPGWWCLESVLA, encoded by the coding sequence GTGATCGTCGAGCAAGCCCCGGCCAAGATCAATCTGGCGCTGCACGTCCGGTCGCGGCGCGACGACGGCTATCATGAGATCGAGACGCTGTTCGCGTTCGTTCAGGATGGCGACGAATTGCGGCTCGCCGACGGGCCGCCATCACTGGTGATCGAAGGGCCGTTCGCGGGCCTGCTGACGGGTGAGGGCGACAATCTCGTCACGCGCGCGGCCAGCGCCTATGCCGCCGAATTCGCCAAACCGGCGGGTGCCTTCACGTTGGTGAAGCGCTTGCCGGTTGCGTCGGGCATCGGGGGCGGATCGGCTGATGCCGCGGCCGCCTTGCGCGCCCTCGCGCGGCGAGACGACGTGTCGCTCGACGATCCGCGCTTGTTTGCCATCGCCGACTCGCTCGGCTCCGACGTTCCGGCATGTCTGCTTGGCCGCAGTGCGCTTGGGCGGGGCAGGGGGGAGCAACTCGAGCCGGTCGATGGCCTCACCGGCATGCCGGTCCTTCTCGTCAACCCGGGGGTTGCCGTCTCGACCGGACCGGTGTTCGCTGCCTGGGACGGGCGGGACCGCGGCCCGATCGGCGATGGCGCGCTGCTTGGCCGGGCGTTGCTCGGCCGCAACGATCTCGAAGCGCCGGCCCGGAGCATCGCCCCGGCAATCGGCGACGCGCTCGCCCTGTTGCTCGATGGCGCCGGGACGCGGCTGGTCCGGATGTCCGGTTCAGGTGCTACCTGCTTCGCGCTATATGATCGGCCCGAAGACCGGACTGCCGCCGCCAACGCCGTCCGCGCTGCGCGTCCCGGCTGGTGGTGTCTCGAATCGGTACTCGCGTGA